AAGGCGCGCCTCCTGCTCCGAATAGTAGGACCCCTGGACCTGTAATTTGCAATTTGCAGCACAAGCTTCATTTACGGAATTTGGATGTGGAAAATAAACTTCTGATGAATTGCCTTCTCTGCTACCTACTAAACTGCAAACAAGCATTCACAGAACTCTGCTTGTGGTAGGACCTCATGAATAAAACATGGGATGCTGTATAAAGTCAAGCAATATACGACAGACTCTATACTGCAGTGCAGTACCATGAATGGAATAAGCTACAGTAGTTGCTATCCCCTCTATCCATCTAAAATAAAAATAGCTAGGATGTGAAGGTTAGTTCTGCCACTTACACTGCCTGCCCAGAAGAGAGTACCACGGTCCTTCAGCATGGCATAGACATACACCAGCTGGCCCTGGCGCAGGGGGATGAAGCGACAGTCCTGTGGGTAGTAATCCTGGCGGGCACGGGCAATCAGGATGGGATCTGGGCACAAGCACTTACAGTCAGTCTTTAGAGTTTTAAACAGAATTTTAAAAGTTTATAAATCAAAACATTTGTAATCAGAAATGACATCCTCATTTTGCCATGCAACATCAATTTATTTTGTAGTTCTTATTTTATGGTAATCATTCCACCATTTGCAGCCTATACACCATATTAATCATGGTTACTGTATGCACTGCATACTGTATGCTGACTTGTATGCACAGATACAGCACCAAAAGATTAGTTCTAACCAAATAGACCATCTCTAGCAGCACCCTGTGTGGTTGAAGTTGGCACTGTGGCCTTCAGTGTCTATTGTATCTCACTGTGTGCAACTGGCAAGCAAGAAAAGAGTACTCACGACTGCATTCACCATCGGCACACATCTTCATGTCGGAGAGAAAGGgcatctctctccctgcctgggcGACCATAGGCAGCAACAGACCCCATAGCACCAGCAGCGACCAGCTGCACGCCCCGTACTTTTCCATCTTCTTCCCCGCTAAGTCTGTTGTGAGTGCTGAAGAGAGGGAAAGCCAGAGGAGGGACTtcatgaggaggtggaggtggagaggggggttTAAACCCCCCATCTCTTCTTAACACCTCACAGGTCTGACCTCTCTTCTGATATGTTGTGTTTACGTTGGCCATCATTGGAAGGCATTTCTTTCTGGATATTGATTGAATGGTTTTGAATGATGTGAATGAAAGGTGTGAATGAATTGATACAAAAATAGTTGGTATGCTTGCTGTTTAACTATTCTCTTCGGTATCATGAAATACTGTATGGTTTTACATTTGTGTTTATGAATTTCCAACTCCTAGAAAGAGAGATAGCTCTTAACGATTCACACTTTCTCAACCATAACTGTCCCCTTGTTAATTGCATGTTGACAAAGTAGGCCCCACCAGCTCAAAGCGTGCCTTTATTCAAGCAAGAGGAAAACTTGTTTAGCAGAAATGGTGAAGcgaggcaggccggcaggcagggtAAAGGCAGGCACTTTTCACAGGCTCCTGTTTGTGTTGATTTGTCTGACCCTGGCtgctctccccccacctccccgACCCGACTCCTCAGACCTGGTTTTGCCCTACGGCAAACTAGGCAAGTggctagggccccaccaaatctgccTCCTGTGGTGGCCCTAATAGTCAGCCTCAATACCAGCAAAAATCGTTCAAAAATGGGCCCCATGTCAATATTTTGCCTGATGCCCCCAAATAAGGTAGGACTGTCACTACGACTCATCATGCACCCCCCTTCTTGGCCGGCACACTCAAACCACTGTGTGTGTAGTTAGGTAGACGGAGTCATTCCACAAGCTTGGCTGCACCCACAGACAGGGCTGACAAAACAAAGTGGTCTTTGTGGCAGCCAGGGATTCTGACTGTCCCAAAACGTATTTCCATGCATCACTCAAAGCTATAGCTAAAGATTTTTTCCCTCCTGTGTCTTTTTTGGTCAAAcatcattgttattattttgaTAATTTTTGTAGGCCTGCACTCACCCCACCATGTTGACAGGAAGAGGAGTGCTACATTCCATAACACATACTGTAGTGAAACAGCTggctatagttttttttccaggaGTGACATGTATGGGACATCAGGAATTGTTCCATAAGGCCAGTCCCAAAGGAACCACTTCCCATCCTTTGTATCTATGAGTTTTTGACGTTTTGAAGTGTTGTTTATGTTGCAACTCTGGTGGTGTGAAAAAAGTGTGTGAAATTCATCACCTGGGATTTGCCTTGAAGTTCACGTTGTGGTATTGTGGTGTTGATCCATCCATGACATTGGACAAAACTTGGATCTCTTTTAACCTGATAAAACACGGAGTTATACATTTgatcttaccagaatggcaatgaccaagtcgcagtgcattaataaaggcccagtgttatgtcatagtagagtagtactatagtaattaacctttcaatgaccattacattGTGCCTCcgatggtacagcgtgcattatggggctacgatcTTTCAGTTATCCTTGCTTTGTGAACAGTATAGTTTTTCAAGGCCTGGAAAATGAAACCGTTCATAAAGTAATGTTAGCAGGGCAGATGAGCCTCTTTAGTATATAAGCTATCTTTGACTCTCTTTGAGATTATGTCAACTGTGACCTGGTTCtttggagaaaaagagaggacagACTCTGCACCTGAAAAACAGCATTCCTCCAGTGAGCCCACCATGGCTGACGCTCTCCAAGAAGAGATCTCCAAACCTGCATTTCTACCCTCTGTAAGTGCTGAGAAGAAATCTGGATTGTGAGTCTCTGACCCTCAAGCAAGCTCTGTAATGATAGCCATGCATTCAAATATTATGTTGTTTACCTTATCTTATTATTAAATAATACTGTCCATTCATATCATCCTGACTTTGTCACCTCTCTTTGTCACTAGACTGTGGCTGGTGACACTTGGTGACCTCTTCTGCCACCTTGTGCCAGCAATACAAACTTCATCAAAGGACAACGGTATGAAAACAAACCAACTTAAAGTGTAACATCTCATCATTTCTTTTCTGTTGTTACTGTGACTGCATTTTTTAATGTAACACTTCCAAAACTATATGTGACTGTTTTTTGGGTGTTTacggatttttacattttaattttgGATGCAGGTACTGAGGACGTCTGAATCCGTGAAAGCCTACTTTCACCTGTGCGCTGTAATCTGTATGTAAATGGGAGGAAACACAGACAGCCATGACCAGGCATCCTTTTATGAccgctgtaaaaaaaaagaaaagaaaagaaaagaaaacacagaaaAGGCACTCCTGTCACCCTGTCCCTATCTGCCCCTCCCAACTATTCCCAAGTGATGTCATCAAACATGGGTGTGGTCAACACAGTGGGAAGCAGCAGCTCCCCGGCAACCACCAGTGACATACTGCCAGAACAGAGCACATACTCCAGGAGAGCACCAGGAAGCAACCAGGTAAGAAAAACACACCACAACGCACGGCACTCTAAAGATGTGGATAAATAAACTCATTGAACTCATTTCATTTAGGGGTGAACTAAATCCTGTCAAACTGATACATCTTACAGCACAGCTCAGGCAGGTAATAGGTAATTTGCTCTTGAataaaattctttaaaaaaacatctgGAACTCAGTGTGGAAACAGTTTGCTGGAAAGACTTTTATTGACATTAACATGGTTGTTAAAACAATCCGTTTATT
This window of the Engraulis encrasicolus isolate BLACKSEA-1 chromosome 7, IST_EnEncr_1.0, whole genome shotgun sequence genome carries:
- the mia gene encoding melanoma-derived growth regulatory protein, translating into MEKYGACSWSLLVLWGLLLPMVAQAGREMPFLSDMKMCADGECSHPILIARARQDYYPQDCRFIPLRQGQLVYVYAMLKDRGTLFWAGSVQGSYYSEQEARLGHFPNDLVEETHALMPAEVEVKTTKWDFYCY